The following are encoded in a window of Panicum virgatum strain AP13 chromosome 5N, P.virgatum_v5, whole genome shotgun sequence genomic DNA:
- the LOC120676330 gene encoding katanin p80 WD40 repeat-containing subunit B1 homolog KTN80.1-like isoform X1, whose product MDPEKRGYRLQEFVAHDADVRSLAIGKKSSRVFITGGNDRKVNLWAIGKQTPLLSLSGHTSAVEAVQFDSAEMLVLAGSSNGSIKLWDLEEAKVVRSLTGHRSSCTSVEFHPFGEFFASGSSDTDLKIWDIKKKGCIHTYKGHRGAIKRIRFTPDGRWVVTGGEDNIVKVWDLTAGKLLHDFKFHSGQINCIDFHPQEFLLATGSADRTVKFWDLETFELIGSAGPEDASSSSLVAYMPSLSQGSGVRSMVFHPDGKTLFCGLDQSLKVFSWEPVRCHDIVDMGWSNLADLSIYEGKLLGCSYHERRVGLWAADISLIGPYALGVLPKANFFAELVQSMDDNPVKPSESTANSSPALPMTQPKNSYKVKETGTAESRVRGSHLTPASTDKIKKDRSSTIPRRPDPSFRSSIQSSTPMRRMKLVDSPSTNPKTVERIFGQKDTSLTSHTRIAKNSSTAKKGNLTDSASVKDIYTTSQAVSAPVVVPRDILEDKTVSSVCRGTEGTTTAPDAFRVPIHRRKPSLSGTAADSDSSIGSTPSEPDVCSEGLPSLKFSFGLSPYYKKEEYGEVDKEDIAQIAQKMDRTVSLEHPLPSNDDKSFESPCSTTETARVKYVRGVAVPLGKTKSLVERWERRESSSNDHSLQTGSCGDRMLKNDSPPVNSAEPSQTYEKDLSTVDEVMTPANLVQNHDEFINAIKLRLTKLEMMRHVFEQSGIKGAIAAVAKLPDNAVQADVVSALKGKLDLFNLEIFSSFLPVLAGLLSSKTERHATVSLEMLLDLIKIFGPVIHSTLSANLGVGVNIQAEQRLQRCTRCFNHLQKIQQVLHPLIMQGGESAQLAQELSLSLQDLVVI is encoded by the exons ATGGACCCCGAGAAGCGCGGCTACAGGCTCC AGGAGTTTGTGGCGCACGATGCTGACGTGAGGTCCCTGGCCATCGGCAAGAAGTCTAGCCGTGTCTTCATCACCGGAGGCAATGATCGCAAGGTCAACTTGTGGGCCATTGGCAAGCAAACTCCGCTTCTG AGCTTGTCAGGCCACACAAGTGCGGTGGAGGCTGTGCAGTTTGATTCAGCAGAGATGCTTGTGCTTGCTGGCTCATCAAATGGTTCCATCAAGCTGTGGGACTTAGAGGAAGCTAAAG TTGTGCGATCTCTTACCGGGCATAGATCGAGTTGCACTTCTGTTGAATTCCATCCATTCGGCGAGTTTTTTGCATCTGGTTCATCAGATACAGACCTGAAGATATGGGATATAAAGAAAAAGGGATGCATTCACACATATAAGGGTCACAGAGGAGCAATTAAAAGAATCAGGTTTACCCCTGACGGGCGATGGGTTGTCACCGGAGGGGAAGATAACATTGTGAAGGTGTGGGATCTGACGGCTGGAAAGCTTTTACATGATTTCAAGTTCCACAGCGGACAAATTAATTGCATTGATTTTCATCCTCAAGAATTTTTGCTTGCAACAG GTTCAGCTGATCGGACAGTGAAATTTTGGGACCTCGAAACTTTTGAATTGATAGGTTCTGCTGGACCCGAG GATGCATCTTCCTCTTCTTTGGTAGCTTACATGCCTTCCTTGTCCCAGGGTTCTGGAGTACGTTCTATGGTCTTTCATCCAGATGGTAAAACCCTTTTCTGTGGATTAGACCAGAGCTTGAAG GTATTCTCTTGGGAACCAGTAAGATGCCATGACATTGTTGACATGGGTTGGAGTAATTTGGCTGACCTTAGTATTTATGAAGGGAAACTATTGGGATGCTCCTACCATGAACGACGTGTTGGTCTATGGGCTGCTGATATATCA CTCATTGGACCCTATGCTCTGGGTGTGTTGCCCAAAGCAAATTTTTTTGCTGAGCTTGTGCAATCTATGGATGATAATCCTGTGAAGCCAAGTGAAAGCACTGCAAATTCAAGTCCTGCTTTACCAATGACACAACCGAAAAATTCATACAAAGTCAAGGAGACTGGGACCG CTGAAAGCAGGGTTCGTGGCTCACATTTGACTCCAGCAAGTACAGATAAGATCAAGAAAGATAGGAGCAGTACAATTCCACGAAGACCCGATCCATCTTTTAGATCGTCTATTCAGAGTTCTACTCCAATGAGGCGTATGAAGCTTGTTGATAGTCCTTCCACCAACCCAAAAACAGTGGAACGTATTTTTGGACAGAAAGATACCTCATTAACTTCTCATACAAGAATAGCTAAAAATTCTTCTACTGCTAAGAAAGGCAATCTTACAGATTCAGCATCGGTGAAAGATATATATACTACGTCGCAGGCTGTTTCTGCGcctgttgttgtacccagagACATTTTAGAGGACAAAACAGTAAGCAGTGTTTGCAGAGGAACTGAAGGCACAACTACAGCCCCAGATGCTTTTCGGGTTCCTATTCACAGAAGAAAACCCTCACTTAGTGGCACTGCTGCTGATAGTGATAGCTCAATAGGATCCACACCCAGCGAACCAGATGTTTGCTCAGAGGGTTTGCCAAGCTTAAAGTTCTCCTTTGGACTATCTCCATATTACAAAAAAGAAGAATACGGCGAGGTGGATAAAGAAGATATTGCACAAATAGCACAAAAGATGGATAGAACAGTGTCACTGGAGCATCCTTTGCCGTCCAATGACGATAAGT CCTTTGAATCACCATGCTCAACAACAGAGACAGCCAGGGTGAAATATGTCAGAGGAG TTGCTGTGCCACTGGGAAAAACAAAGTCTCTTGTTGAGAGGTGGGAAAGGAGGGAGTCTTCTAGCAATGATCATTCACTACAAACTGgttcttgtggtgatcggatgTTGAAAAATGACAGCCCTCCGGTCAATTCA GCAGAACCAAGTCAGACATATGAAAAGGATTTGTCAACAGTGGATGAGGTGATGACGCCTGCCAATTTAGTGCAGAATCATGACGAATTCATAAATGCTATAAAACTTCGGCTGACAAAATTGGAG ATGATGCGGCATGTCTTTGAGCAAAGTGGTATCAAAGGAGCAATTGCTGCAGTGGCAAAGCTGCCTGACAACGCT GTTCAAGCTGATGTTGTTAGTGCTCTCAAAGGGAAGCTTGATCTTTTCAACCTGGAGATTTTCTCAAGCTTTCTGCCTGTTCTTGCTGGGTTGCTGAGTAGCAAGACTGAAAG GCATGCTACAGTTTCTTTGGAAATGTTGTTGGATCTTATAAAGATTTTCGGCCCAGTTATACATTCAACATTATCAGCAAATTTAGGCGTAGGAGTTAACATTCAGGCGGAGCAGAG GTTGCAACGTTGCACACGCTGCTTTAACCATTTGCAAAAGATTCAACAAGTTCTACATCCACTGATTAT GCAGGGCGGTGAATCAGCGCAACTCGCTCAAGAACTAAGTCTCTCGTTGCAAGACTTGGTGGTGATCTAA
- the LOC120676330 gene encoding katanin p80 WD40 repeat-containing subunit B1 homolog KTN80.1-like isoform X2, protein MDPEKRGYRLQEFVAHDADVRSLAIGKKSSRVFITGGNDRKVNLWAIGKQTPLLSLSGHTSAVEAVQFDSAEMLVLAGSSNGSIKLWDLEEAKVVRSLTGHRSSCTSVEFHPFGEFFASGSSDTDLKIWDIKKKGCIHTYKGHRGAIKRIRFTPDGRWVVTGGEDNIVKVWDLTAGKLLHDFKFHSGQINCIDFHPQEFLLATGSADRTVKFWDLETFELIGSAGPEGSGVRSMVFHPDGKTLFCGLDQSLKVFSWEPVRCHDIVDMGWSNLADLSIYEGKLLGCSYHERRVGLWAADISLIGPYALGVLPKANFFAELVQSMDDNPVKPSESTANSSPALPMTQPKNSYKVKETGTAESRVRGSHLTPASTDKIKKDRSSTIPRRPDPSFRSSIQSSTPMRRMKLVDSPSTNPKTVERIFGQKDTSLTSHTRIAKNSSTAKKGNLTDSASVKDIYTTSQAVSAPVVVPRDILEDKTVSSVCRGTEGTTTAPDAFRVPIHRRKPSLSGTAADSDSSIGSTPSEPDVCSEGLPSLKFSFGLSPYYKKEEYGEVDKEDIAQIAQKMDRTVSLEHPLPSNDDKSFESPCSTTETARVKYVRGVAVPLGKTKSLVERWERRESSSNDHSLQTGSCGDRMLKNDSPPVNSAEPSQTYEKDLSTVDEVMTPANLVQNHDEFINAIKLRLTKLEMMRHVFEQSGIKGAIAAVAKLPDNAVQADVVSALKGKLDLFNLEIFSSFLPVLAGLLSSKTERHATVSLEMLLDLIKIFGPVIHSTLSANLGVGVNIQAEQRLQRCTRCFNHLQKIQQVLHPLIMQGGESAQLAQELSLSLQDLVVI, encoded by the exons ATGGACCCCGAGAAGCGCGGCTACAGGCTCC AGGAGTTTGTGGCGCACGATGCTGACGTGAGGTCCCTGGCCATCGGCAAGAAGTCTAGCCGTGTCTTCATCACCGGAGGCAATGATCGCAAGGTCAACTTGTGGGCCATTGGCAAGCAAACTCCGCTTCTG AGCTTGTCAGGCCACACAAGTGCGGTGGAGGCTGTGCAGTTTGATTCAGCAGAGATGCTTGTGCTTGCTGGCTCATCAAATGGTTCCATCAAGCTGTGGGACTTAGAGGAAGCTAAAG TTGTGCGATCTCTTACCGGGCATAGATCGAGTTGCACTTCTGTTGAATTCCATCCATTCGGCGAGTTTTTTGCATCTGGTTCATCAGATACAGACCTGAAGATATGGGATATAAAGAAAAAGGGATGCATTCACACATATAAGGGTCACAGAGGAGCAATTAAAAGAATCAGGTTTACCCCTGACGGGCGATGGGTTGTCACCGGAGGGGAAGATAACATTGTGAAGGTGTGGGATCTGACGGCTGGAAAGCTTTTACATGATTTCAAGTTCCACAGCGGACAAATTAATTGCATTGATTTTCATCCTCAAGAATTTTTGCTTGCAACAG GTTCAGCTGATCGGACAGTGAAATTTTGGGACCTCGAAACTTTTGAATTGATAGGTTCTGCTGGACCCGAG GGTTCTGGAGTACGTTCTATGGTCTTTCATCCAGATGGTAAAACCCTTTTCTGTGGATTAGACCAGAGCTTGAAG GTATTCTCTTGGGAACCAGTAAGATGCCATGACATTGTTGACATGGGTTGGAGTAATTTGGCTGACCTTAGTATTTATGAAGGGAAACTATTGGGATGCTCCTACCATGAACGACGTGTTGGTCTATGGGCTGCTGATATATCA CTCATTGGACCCTATGCTCTGGGTGTGTTGCCCAAAGCAAATTTTTTTGCTGAGCTTGTGCAATCTATGGATGATAATCCTGTGAAGCCAAGTGAAAGCACTGCAAATTCAAGTCCTGCTTTACCAATGACACAACCGAAAAATTCATACAAAGTCAAGGAGACTGGGACCG CTGAAAGCAGGGTTCGTGGCTCACATTTGACTCCAGCAAGTACAGATAAGATCAAGAAAGATAGGAGCAGTACAATTCCACGAAGACCCGATCCATCTTTTAGATCGTCTATTCAGAGTTCTACTCCAATGAGGCGTATGAAGCTTGTTGATAGTCCTTCCACCAACCCAAAAACAGTGGAACGTATTTTTGGACAGAAAGATACCTCATTAACTTCTCATACAAGAATAGCTAAAAATTCTTCTACTGCTAAGAAAGGCAATCTTACAGATTCAGCATCGGTGAAAGATATATATACTACGTCGCAGGCTGTTTCTGCGcctgttgttgtacccagagACATTTTAGAGGACAAAACAGTAAGCAGTGTTTGCAGAGGAACTGAAGGCACAACTACAGCCCCAGATGCTTTTCGGGTTCCTATTCACAGAAGAAAACCCTCACTTAGTGGCACTGCTGCTGATAGTGATAGCTCAATAGGATCCACACCCAGCGAACCAGATGTTTGCTCAGAGGGTTTGCCAAGCTTAAAGTTCTCCTTTGGACTATCTCCATATTACAAAAAAGAAGAATACGGCGAGGTGGATAAAGAAGATATTGCACAAATAGCACAAAAGATGGATAGAACAGTGTCACTGGAGCATCCTTTGCCGTCCAATGACGATAAGT CCTTTGAATCACCATGCTCAACAACAGAGACAGCCAGGGTGAAATATGTCAGAGGAG TTGCTGTGCCACTGGGAAAAACAAAGTCTCTTGTTGAGAGGTGGGAAAGGAGGGAGTCTTCTAGCAATGATCATTCACTACAAACTGgttcttgtggtgatcggatgTTGAAAAATGACAGCCCTCCGGTCAATTCA GCAGAACCAAGTCAGACATATGAAAAGGATTTGTCAACAGTGGATGAGGTGATGACGCCTGCCAATTTAGTGCAGAATCATGACGAATTCATAAATGCTATAAAACTTCGGCTGACAAAATTGGAG ATGATGCGGCATGTCTTTGAGCAAAGTGGTATCAAAGGAGCAATTGCTGCAGTGGCAAAGCTGCCTGACAACGCT GTTCAAGCTGATGTTGTTAGTGCTCTCAAAGGGAAGCTTGATCTTTTCAACCTGGAGATTTTCTCAAGCTTTCTGCCTGTTCTTGCTGGGTTGCTGAGTAGCAAGACTGAAAG GCATGCTACAGTTTCTTTGGAAATGTTGTTGGATCTTATAAAGATTTTCGGCCCAGTTATACATTCAACATTATCAGCAAATTTAGGCGTAGGAGTTAACATTCAGGCGGAGCAGAG GTTGCAACGTTGCACACGCTGCTTTAACCATTTGCAAAAGATTCAACAAGTTCTACATCCACTGATTAT GCAGGGCGGTGAATCAGCGCAACTCGCTCAAGAACTAAGTCTCTCGTTGCAAGACTTGGTGGTGATCTAA